The stretch of DNA TTTATGAACTACACGTTACACCACCTCTCACACACGGATTTAGATGGCTATAGCTGCCAGATGGTGAGTGCTCATTATTTTGATTCGATTAATTTTTACAACTCTAACTATGGCAAAGAGATCAACGAATGTTTTAATCAAATTTTAGCCACGATACAAACCTCAAGCTCCGAAAAACATGTTATCTTAATTACAGACCTTAATCTTACGATGGATCAAGCCAAAGAGTTTGAGTCCAAAGTGAGTATTTGTGACAAAGAGATCATGATGTTTGTACTGGATCATCACAAAACAGGGCAGGAGTGTGCAGACGCTTTTGAATGGTATTTTTTAGATTCAAGTCGCTGTGCTACCAAAATTACGTATGACTTTTTCAGCGCACTGTATGGCAAAGATGAGAAATTGAGCCAATACGTAGATGTCGTCAACTCTGTGGATATTTGGCTTGAAAATGAGCCCGAATTTGAACTGGGAAAAGTGTGTATGGGACTCGTGAGTGGCGCTAAAGAGGTCAATAAAATCATGTTCCCAGAAGAAAATAGCAAATACATTTTTTCCATCCTGACCAAAGCACAAGAGTACTTTACATGTAAAGATGCACATATTGCTTTGGATGATGCTATTCACGAGATCAAAAAAGCGTTTTTTAGGACCAACAACAATAACACGTTAAGCAATCTTGTCTCAGCCTACAATGTCATTTTACTCACTAAAAACAGAGAAAAAATGCAAATTAGCTACAAAGAGTACAAAGGTATTTTGACCTACAACATTGGTAATGTTTCGGTCATTGGCAATGACTTTTTAACCGCAAACCCAGACCTAGATTTCTTTATGGACATTACCTCTAAAAAGACCATTAGCCTACGATCTAATGGCAAAGTGGATGTCAGTAAGATCGCAGCGCAAATCGCGAATGGTGGTGGTCATCACAATGCCAGCGGTGGACTTCTCAGCAACTTCAAAGATGCTTTTATCTATGATAACATCAAATCACAAGTGATGAGCATCATCGCGAATAAAGGATAATCATGGAAGCAAAAGAACTCCAAAAAGAGTTAGAAAAAGCCGAAATTGAAATTGAAGAGATGGCAATGCAACTGGCGGATATGCTAGGGGCGGCACTCTACTTTGCCGGTGTTAAAAAAGAAGATTTACCAAAAGCTATCGATCTTTACCTTAATGGTCTTGATGAAGTCTTCGAAGATGAAGATGAAGACAGTGAAATGGGCTTTGAAGAAGTTGTTGAAGTGATTGAGTATATCAAAAACAAAAATCCTAAACTATTTCATGCTAAATAATTAGTGTAGAGAAATTTTCTCTACACCCTCTTCTTTGCGATAAAGGTCGCAAAGTTTCCCCACTTAAAAATAGTCTCTATACTTTCAAATCCAGCACCTTTTAGCATAGCTTTGTTCTCTTCTTCCGTATAAGGAATCAAAACATTCTCCAGCGCTTCTCTTTTCTGCGCAATCTCAAAGTCACTGTAACCTTGCTTACGCTTAAAGTCATAGTAAAGATCAATCATCTGTTTATTGAGTACTTTGTCTTCAAAAACAATCTTTTCACTAAAAATAAAAAGACCATTTGGGTTCAGTGCTTCATGGATTTTAGCGACAAACTCTGCACGTTGAAGGGGACGAATGAACTGAAGCATATAATTGGCAATGATGACATCTTTGAGACTTAGTGCAACTTGGGTAATGTCTGCGGAAACAAGCTCAATCTTAGCTCCATACGCATGCGTTTTTTGGCGTG from Sulfurospirillum arsenophilum NBRC 109478 encodes:
- a CDS encoding DHH family phosphoesterase yields the protein MNYTLHHLSHTDLDGYSCQMVSAHYFDSINFYNSNYGKEINECFNQILATIQTSSSEKHVILITDLNLTMDQAKEFESKVSICDKEIMMFVLDHHKTGQECADAFEWYFLDSSRCATKITYDFFSALYGKDEKLSQYVDVVNSVDIWLENEPEFELGKVCMGLVSGAKEVNKIMFPEENSKYIFSILTKAQEYFTCKDAHIALDDAIHEIKKAFFRTNNNNTLSNLVSAYNVILLTKNREKMQISYKEYKGILTYNIGNVSVIGNDFLTANPDLDFFMDITSKKTISLRSNGKVDVSKIAAQIANGGGHHNASGGLLSNFKDAFIYDNIKSQVMSIIANKG
- the cmoA gene encoding carboxy-S-adenosyl-L-methionine synthase CmoA yields the protein MDKVFTKPITKQFEFDEDVAAVFDDMLERSIPFYKEVIDLTCKTICHHVKEGAHIVDLGCSTANTLLALHKMSNKSYHLLGIDNAEAMLHLARQKTHAYGAKIELVSADITQVALSLKDVIIANYMLQFIRPLQRAEFVAKIHEALNPNGLFIFSEKIVFEDKVLNKQMIDLYYDFKRKQGYSDFEIAQKREALENVLIPYTEEENKAMLKGAGFESIETIFKWGNFATFIAKKRV